One stretch of Streptomyces sp. R21 DNA includes these proteins:
- a CDS encoding pectinesterase family protein, whose translation MTEIRGKARHRRRRTALIVGVPLALTAAGTLAYGTVFGVFGEDSQPKASAATVPAWASAAADGFASVNAMGQNGTYGGRGGAIVTVKTLADLEKYATAEEPYVIVVAAAITMDPKGKEIKVASNKTIIGSGTSGHIVGGGFFLGQGIHNVIIRNLTIRDAYMGTWNDKEHDYDGIQMDGAHHVWIDHNDIRHMADGLIDSRKDTTYLTVSYNKLSNENKAFGIGWTDNTTADITIHHNWIHETEQRNPSTDNVAHAHLYNNFLQDDAGTDITSSYGNYARGKTNMLLENSYFQGMNNPVIRDSAATLVQRGNVFSGTSGRNEQGGSGAAFDPKTYYSYTLDKAADVPALLKSQAGPRSSLGTTATTTSTASGTTLTVAQDGSGQYKTVQAAVDAVPANNASRVTISVKPGTYRETVKVPSNKPHVTILGTGSSRKSTEIVYNNAAGTKKPDGTTYGTTGSATVAVEADDFQARNLTISNDFDEAANQNVTGHQAVALRTGADKVFLDSVIVNGDQDTLELETAGSDKLGRVYITNSYVTGNVDFVFGRATAVIDHSVVTLKKRWDGSSAGFVTAPSTQPNRKGFLINNTTVNGDVSAASFSLGRNWHAGGDASLDPQTTVRNSSLSAAIRPAPWSDMGGFSWKDDRFAEYKNTGAGAGSASSDRPQLTDAQAMDQTVAAWLGDWTPTAS comes from the coding sequence ATGACTGAGATCCGTGGCAAGGCCCGTCACCGCAGGCGCAGAACCGCACTGATCGTCGGAGTGCCGCTCGCCCTGACCGCTGCCGGCACGCTCGCCTACGGCACGGTGTTCGGGGTGTTCGGGGAGGACTCCCAGCCGAAGGCCTCCGCGGCCACCGTGCCCGCCTGGGCCAGCGCCGCCGCCGACGGGTTCGCGTCGGTCAACGCGATGGGGCAGAACGGGACTTACGGCGGGCGGGGCGGCGCGATCGTCACCGTGAAGACGCTCGCGGATCTCGAGAAGTACGCGACGGCCGAGGAGCCGTACGTCATCGTCGTGGCCGCGGCGATCACGATGGACCCCAAGGGCAAGGAGATCAAGGTCGCCTCGAACAAGACGATCATCGGCTCCGGTACGTCCGGGCACATCGTCGGCGGCGGCTTCTTCCTCGGCCAGGGCATCCACAACGTGATCATCCGCAACCTGACGATCCGGGACGCCTACATGGGCACCTGGAACGACAAGGAGCACGACTACGACGGCATCCAGATGGACGGCGCCCACCATGTGTGGATCGATCACAACGACATCCGGCACATGGCCGACGGTCTGATCGACAGCCGCAAGGACACCACCTACCTGACGGTGTCGTACAACAAGCTGAGCAACGAGAACAAGGCGTTCGGTATCGGCTGGACCGACAACACCACCGCGGACATCACGATCCACCACAACTGGATCCACGAGACCGAGCAGCGCAACCCGTCGACCGACAACGTCGCGCACGCGCACCTCTACAACAACTTCCTGCAGGACGACGCGGGCACGGACATCACGTCGTCATACGGCAACTACGCGCGCGGCAAGACGAACATGCTGCTGGAGAACTCCTACTTCCAGGGCATGAACAACCCCGTCATCCGGGACAGCGCCGCCACCCTCGTCCAGCGCGGCAACGTCTTCTCCGGCACCAGCGGCCGCAACGAACAGGGCGGCAGCGGCGCGGCGTTCGACCCGAAGACGTACTACAGCTACACCCTGGACAAGGCGGCCGACGTGCCGGCGCTGCTCAAGTCCCAGGCGGGGCCGCGCAGTTCGCTCGGCACCACCGCCACGACGACGAGCACCGCGTCCGGTACGACGCTCACGGTGGCCCAGGACGGCTCCGGTCAGTACAAGACCGTCCAGGCCGCCGTCGACGCCGTGCCCGCGAACAACGCCTCCCGCGTCACGATCTCGGTCAAGCCCGGAACGTACCGTGAGACGGTCAAGGTGCCCTCCAACAAGCCGCACGTCACCATCCTGGGCACCGGAAGCAGCCGTAAGAGCACGGAGATCGTCTACAACAACGCGGCCGGAACCAAGAAGCCCGACGGCACGACGTACGGCACCACCGGCAGCGCCACCGTCGCGGTCGAGGCCGACGACTTCCAGGCGCGCAACCTGACGATCTCCAACGACTTCGACGAGGCCGCGAACCAGAACGTCACCGGCCACCAGGCCGTCGCGCTGCGCACCGGCGCCGACAAGGTCTTCCTCGACAGCGTCATCGTCAACGGCGACCAGGACACCCTGGAGCTGGAGACCGCCGGCTCGGACAAGCTCGGCCGGGTCTACATCACCAACTCCTACGTCACCGGCAACGTCGACTTCGTCTTCGGCCGGGCCACCGCCGTGATCGACCACTCCGTCGTCACGCTGAAGAAGCGCTGGGACGGCTCCTCGGCCGGGTTCGTCACCGCGCCGAGCACGCAGCCGAACCGCAAGGGCTTCCTGATCAACAACACCACGGTGAACGGCGATGTCTCCGCCGCCAGCTTCTCCCTCGGCCGCAACTGGCACGCGGGCGGCGACGCATCCCTCGACCCGCAGACCACCGTCCGCAACTCCAGCCTCAGCGCGGCGATCAGGCCGGCCCCGTGGTCGGACATGGGCGGCTTCTCGTGGAAGGACGACCGCTTCGCGGAGTACAAGAACACCGGCGCAGGAGCAGGCTCCGCGAGCAGTGACCGCCCCCAGCTCACGGACGCCCAGGCCATGGACCAGACGGTCGCGGCCTGGCTCGGCGACTGGACGCCGACCGCTTCCTGA
- a CDS encoding PhnA domain-containing protein, producing the protein MDCTIDGFGAMQLKSSVVKKA; encoded by the coding sequence ATCGACTGCACGATCGACGGATTCGGCGCCATGCAGCTCAAGTCCAGCGTCGTCAAGAAGGCCTGA
- a CDS encoding ArsR/SmtB family transcription factor produces the protein MSVPLYQAKAEFFRMLGHPVRIRVLELLQDGPAPVRDLLAAIEVEPSSLSQQLAVLRRSGIVTSKREGSTVVYELAGGDVADLMRAARRILTQMLCGRNELLAELQEAEVAAR, from the coding sequence GTGTCGGTTCCGCTGTACCAGGCCAAGGCAGAGTTCTTCCGGATGCTCGGGCATCCCGTACGCATCCGGGTCCTGGAGCTGCTCCAGGACGGCCCGGCACCCGTGCGGGACCTGCTGGCCGCCATCGAGGTGGAGCCCTCCAGCCTGTCGCAGCAGCTCGCCGTGCTGCGCCGCTCGGGCATCGTCACCTCGAAGCGCGAGGGCTCTACGGTCGTCTACGAGCTCGCCGGCGGCGACGTCGCCGACCTCATGCGGGCCGCCCGCAGGATCCTCACGCAGATGCTCTGCGGGCGCAACGAACTCCTGGCCGAGCTGCAAGAAGCCGAGGTCGCCGCGCGATGA
- a CDS encoding SulP family inorganic anion transporter, which translates to MTPGFIRAWSRITALLPARNDLAEMRRDPRRDLLAGLTVAIVALPLALGFGVSSGLGAEAGLATAVIAGALAAVFGGSNLQVSGPTGAMTVVLVPIVAAHGPSGVLTVGLMAGVMLVALAAARAGKYMQYVPAPVVEGFTLGIACVIGLQQVPNALGVAKPEGDRVLVVTWRALEEFARHPNWTALALAAAVAALMLAGARLRPTVPFSILAVIAATIVTQAAGLDAATPIGQLPSGLPAPSLSFLDLGALGSLLAPAVAVAALAALESLLSASVADGMTVGQKHDPDRELFGQGLANITAPLFGGVPATGAIARTAVNVRTGAGSRLAALVHAAILAVIVFAAAPLVSRIPLAALAGVLLATAIRMVEVGSIRAMTRATRSDALILVLTAAATLALDLVYAVIIGLVVAGALALRAVAKQARFDQVELDRGDHSTEEHALLAEHIVAYRIDGPLFFAAAHRFLLELTDVADVRVVILRMSRVSTMDATGALVLKDAVQKLNRRGIVVMTSGIRPGQRQVLDSVGALDLLRLEGREYATTPEAIRGARDHLEMAGVLPAGNVRHTLHMPPAQGAES; encoded by the coding sequence ATGACCCCGGGATTCATCCGGGCCTGGTCCCGGATCACCGCACTGCTGCCCGCCCGCAACGACCTTGCGGAGATGCGTCGCGACCCGCGCCGCGACCTGCTCGCGGGGCTGACCGTTGCCATCGTCGCACTGCCGCTCGCGCTCGGCTTCGGCGTCTCCTCCGGGCTGGGCGCGGAGGCGGGCCTGGCGACCGCGGTGATCGCGGGCGCGCTGGCGGCCGTCTTCGGCGGATCGAATCTTCAGGTCTCCGGGCCGACCGGTGCCATGACGGTGGTGCTGGTGCCCATCGTCGCCGCGCACGGACCCTCCGGCGTGCTGACCGTCGGGCTGATGGCGGGCGTGATGCTGGTCGCGCTGGCCGCGGCGCGGGCCGGCAAGTACATGCAGTACGTGCCCGCACCCGTGGTCGAGGGCTTCACCCTCGGCATCGCATGTGTCATCGGGCTCCAGCAGGTGCCGAACGCGCTGGGCGTCGCCAAGCCCGAGGGCGACCGTGTCCTGGTGGTCACCTGGCGGGCGCTGGAGGAGTTCGCCCGGCACCCGAACTGGACCGCCCTGGCACTCGCCGCCGCCGTGGCCGCCCTCATGCTGGCCGGCGCCCGGTTGAGGCCGACCGTCCCCTTCTCCATCCTGGCCGTGATCGCGGCAACGATCGTGACGCAGGCGGCCGGCCTGGACGCGGCCACACCGATCGGCCAACTGCCCTCCGGCCTGCCCGCCCCCTCGCTCTCCTTCCTCGACCTCGGCGCACTGGGATCCCTGCTCGCCCCCGCCGTGGCGGTCGCCGCGCTGGCCGCGCTGGAGTCCCTGCTGTCCGCGTCCGTCGCCGACGGCATGACGGTCGGTCAGAAGCACGACCCCGACCGGGAGTTGTTCGGCCAAGGCCTCGCCAACATCACCGCGCCGCTGTTCGGCGGCGTCCCGGCCACCGGCGCGATCGCGCGCACCGCGGTCAACGTCCGCACCGGCGCGGGCTCCCGGCTCGCCGCGCTCGTCCACGCCGCGATCCTCGCGGTGATCGTCTTCGCGGCCGCGCCCCTCGTCTCCAGGATCCCGCTCGCGGCCCTCGCCGGCGTCCTGCTGGCCACCGCGATCCGCATGGTCGAGGTCGGCTCGATCAGGGCGATGACCAGAGCCACCCGCTCGGACGCGCTGATTCTCGTCCTCACCGCCGCCGCCACGCTCGCCCTCGACCTCGTCTACGCCGTGATCATCGGCCTGGTGGTGGCCGGCGCTCTGGCCCTGCGCGCCGTCGCCAAGCAGGCCCGCTTCGACCAGGTGGAACTCGACCGCGGCGACCACAGCACCGAGGAACACGCCCTGCTCGCCGAGCACATCGTGGCGTACCGCATCGACGGCCCGCTGTTCTTCGCCGCCGCGCACCGCTTCCTGCTGGAGCTGACCGACGTCGCCGACGTCCGGGTGGTGATCCTGCGCATGTCCCGGGTGAGCACGATGGACGCCACCGGCGCCCTGGTCCTCAAGGACGCCGTGCAGAAGCTCAACCGGCGCGGCATCGTCGTCATGACCTCAGGCATCCGGCCCGGCCAGCGTCAAGTCCTGGACTCCGTGGGCGCGTTGGACCTGCTGCGCCTGGAGGGCCGCGAGTACGCCACCACTCCCGAGGCGATCCGGGGCGCCCGCGACCACCTGGAGATGGCCGGGGTCCTGCCCGCCGGGAACGTGCGCCACACCCTCCATATGCCCCCGGCCCAGGGCGCGGAGAGCTGA
- a CDS encoding pyridoxamine 5'-phosphate oxidase family protein: MNAAPRPRARLVELSRYEALKLLGSAPLGRVAFTDRALPAIRPVNHVMDGDTIVIRTHSGSALLKRTLDTEVVAYEADLLDPAARTGWSVVVTGIATRVSDPADLARYQAMLVPWVDAEMGHVVRIQPDIVSGYRLER, translated from the coding sequence GTGAACGCCGCTCCGCGTCCCCGCGCGCGGCTGGTGGAGCTGAGCCGCTACGAGGCGCTGAAGCTGCTGGGCAGCGCGCCGCTGGGGCGCGTGGCCTTCACCGATCGGGCGCTGCCCGCGATCCGCCCGGTCAACCACGTCATGGACGGCGACACCATCGTGATCCGAACCCACAGCGGATCGGCCCTGCTGAAGCGCACGCTGGACACCGAGGTGGTGGCCTACGAGGCCGACCTGCTCGACCCGGCCGCCCGCACCGGCTGGAGCGTGGTCGTCACCGGCATCGCGACCCGGGTGTCGGACCCCGCCGACCTGGCCCGCTACCAGGCGATGCTCGTTCCGTGGGTCGACGCCGAGATGGGGCACGTGGTGCGCATCCAGCCGGACATCGTGAGCGGGTACCGGCTGGAGCGCTGA
- a CDS encoding ATP-binding protein, with the protein MMGEHRFLPWRKGKPAAAVEHVAPQVQRHITSVPVGPQAVARAREAVTEHFPAAGVVPDSAFADAVLLVVGELVANVLRHAAHTPAMEVGLTVGAGHLVIGVADADPRLPDLTPESIGSGLRTVTELAAEYDGDVSAEPAVDHHGKVVLVRFRIPS; encoded by the coding sequence ATGATGGGCGAGCACCGATTCCTGCCCTGGCGCAAGGGCAAGCCCGCGGCGGCGGTGGAGCACGTGGCGCCGCAGGTGCAGCGGCACATCACGTCGGTTCCCGTGGGCCCCCAGGCCGTGGCGCGGGCCCGGGAGGCGGTGACCGAGCACTTCCCCGCGGCCGGTGTGGTCCCCGACTCCGCCTTCGCCGACGCGGTGCTGCTGGTGGTCGGCGAGCTGGTGGCGAACGTGCTGCGGCACGCGGCGCACACCCCCGCGATGGAGGTGGGCCTGACGGTCGGCGCCGGACACCTGGTCATCGGGGTCGCGGACGCCGATCCCCGGCTGCCGGACCTCACCCCCGAGTCCATCGGGTCCGGGCTACGCACGGTCACCGAACTGGCCGCCGAGTACGACGGCGACGTCAGCGCGGAACCGGCCGTCGACCACCACGGCAAGGTCGTCCTGGTCCGCTTCCGGATCCCGTCGTGA
- a CDS encoding ArsR/SmtB family transcription factor, with product MPVPLYEAKAEFFRMLGHPVRIRVLELLQDGPAPVRDLLTAIEIEPSSLSQQLAILRRSGIVTATRTGSTVVYELTGGDVAELLGAARRVLSVLAAGRQDLLDELRGAEAGR from the coding sequence GTGCCGGTTCCGCTGTACGAGGCGAAGGCGGAGTTCTTCCGGATGCTCGGGCATCCCGTACGCATCCGGGTCCTCGAACTGCTCCAGGACGGCCCGGCGCCCGTGCGGGACCTGCTGACCGCGATCGAGATCGAGCCCTCCAGCCTCTCGCAGCAGCTCGCCATACTCCGCCGCTCCGGGATCGTCACCGCCACCCGCACCGGTTCGACGGTGGTGTACGAACTGACCGGCGGCGATGTCGCGGAACTGCTCGGGGCGGCCCGCCGCGTCCTGTCCGTGCTGGCGGCGGGCCGGCAGGACCTGCTCGACGAGCTGCGCGGCGCGGAAGCGGGGCGATGA
- a CDS encoding GNAT family N-acetyltransferase, with amino-acid sequence MTRLTANATPDAPPLVLRPWQPSDAVALLALNQDSALRRWTSLGVHDEASAARWVREQREGREAGTHLGFAVLEAQGRADDGELAGHVVLKRRAPDAPSAQVGYWTAAHARGRSVAPRALRAVTDWAFATFGGAGLECLELLHQVDNLASCRVAQKCGYAFAALLPAAPPAFPRDGHLHMRT; translated from the coding sequence ATGACACGACTGACAGCGAACGCGACACCGGACGCTCCCCCGCTCGTTCTGCGCCCCTGGCAACCGTCGGACGCCGTCGCCCTGTTGGCCCTGAACCAGGATTCCGCGCTGCGCCGCTGGACGAGTCTCGGCGTCCACGACGAGGCGAGCGCGGCACGGTGGGTGCGGGAGCAGCGGGAGGGCCGAGAAGCGGGAACCCATCTCGGGTTCGCCGTCCTGGAAGCGCAAGGCCGGGCGGACGACGGCGAGTTGGCCGGCCATGTGGTGCTCAAGAGGCGCGCCCCCGACGCCCCGTCGGCCCAGGTCGGTTACTGGACCGCTGCGCACGCACGCGGCCGCTCCGTCGCGCCCCGCGCACTGCGGGCTGTGACGGACTGGGCTTTCGCCACCTTCGGCGGCGCCGGGCTGGAGTGCCTCGAACTCCTGCACCAGGTGGACAACTTGGCCTCCTGCCGCGTCGCGCAGAAGTGCGGGTACGCCTTCGCGGCCCTGCTGCCCGCGGCGCCGCCCGCCTTCCCTCGCGACGGCCATCTGCACATGCGGACGTAA
- a CDS encoding MerR family transcriptional regulator: MDDGDTLCTIGELARRTGLSVKAIRFYSDRGIVPPTDRTAAGYRRYGADAVARLKLVRTLRDLGLGLPTVRQVVDRKLTLAEVAAEHAAALDVQIRALRLRRTVLTVAARRGSTPEETDFMHQLATLSEGERRRLIDEFLDAVFGGADGSSPGSAFAAVRRTMTPELPESADDDQLAAWVELAELSADPDFRTAVRRLVEDYAADRAADAHPGPHPRPGLIAIARDHAEAALASRIAPDSPLAAPVVNALTAHCAHTVGMPDDAALRQRLLTRLETANDPRRDRYFALLARINGWPPPEDLAPALDWTTQALRAQASR; this comes from the coding sequence ATGGACGACGGCGACACCCTCTGCACGATCGGCGAACTGGCCCGGCGTACCGGCCTGTCGGTCAAGGCGATCCGGTTCTATTCCGATCGCGGCATCGTGCCGCCGACGGACCGCACGGCCGCCGGGTACCGCCGCTACGGAGCCGACGCCGTCGCCCGCCTGAAACTGGTGCGCACCCTGCGCGATCTCGGCCTCGGTCTGCCCACCGTCCGGCAGGTCGTCGACCGGAAGCTGACGCTCGCCGAGGTCGCCGCGGAGCACGCCGCCGCACTGGACGTACAGATCCGTGCCCTACGGCTGCGACGGACCGTACTGACGGTCGCCGCCCGGCGCGGATCCACCCCCGAGGAGACGGACTTCATGCACCAGCTGGCCACACTGTCCGAGGGCGAACGGCGCCGCCTGATCGACGAGTTCCTCGACGCCGTGTTCGGCGGTGCGGACGGCTCCTCCCCGGGGTCCGCCTTCGCCGCGGTCCGGCGCACCATGACGCCCGAACTGCCCGAGAGCGCCGACGACGACCAGCTCGCCGCGTGGGTGGAACTGGCGGAACTCTCCGCGGACCCGGACTTCCGCACCGCCGTACGACGTCTCGTCGAGGACTACGCGGCCGACCGGGCCGCCGACGCGCATCCGGGGCCCCACCCTCGCCCCGGCCTGATCGCCATCGCCCGCGATCACGCGGAGGCCGCGCTGGCCTCCCGGATCGCCCCGGACTCGCCGCTGGCCGCGCCGGTCGTCAACGCCCTCACCGCGCACTGCGCGCACACCGTCGGCATGCCGGACGACGCCGCGCTACGGCAGCGCCTGCTGACCCGCTTGGAGACCGCCAACGATCCCCGCAGAGACCGCTACTTCGCGCTCCTCGCCCGGATCAATGGCTGGCCGCCCCCGGAAGACCTGGCACCGGCGCTCGACTGGACCACACAGGCACTGCGCGCACAGGCATCCCGATGA
- a CDS encoding M55 family metallopeptidase, with product MRIYISADMEGITGLVDADDVQPGGRDYERGRLMMAEDVNAAVRGAVAAGASDIVVNDAHGPMRNLLPETVDARARLLRGKPKPMGMLAGLTAEHDAMVCVGYHARAGTLGVLSHSFMGHEIEDMWLDGRPVGEIGLAQATAAAFGVPMVVLTGDDTACAEISAWDDSVTAVAVKYAHGRFAAEVRPAEEARRAIEEAVTARLSVTPNAPAAPPSSSTLMVRWQSASVAATLLGIPGVTATDSRTVRAEGELPALYRQFYVWTRVATSLTNQAPYC from the coding sequence GTGCGGATCTACATCAGCGCCGACATGGAAGGCATCACGGGCCTCGTCGACGCCGACGACGTCCAGCCGGGCGGACGGGACTACGAACGCGGACGACTGATGATGGCGGAGGACGTCAACGCGGCCGTACGAGGGGCGGTCGCCGCCGGCGCCTCAGACATCGTCGTCAACGACGCGCACGGTCCCATGCGCAACCTGCTGCCCGAGACGGTCGACGCGCGCGCCCGGCTGCTGCGCGGCAAGCCGAAACCGATGGGGATGCTCGCAGGTCTCACCGCCGAGCACGACGCGATGGTCTGTGTCGGCTACCACGCGCGCGCCGGCACACTCGGCGTGCTCAGCCATAGCTTCATGGGCCACGAGATCGAGGACATGTGGCTGGACGGGCGGCCCGTGGGTGAGATCGGGCTCGCGCAGGCCACGGCGGCGGCGTTCGGCGTGCCCATGGTCGTCCTCACCGGCGACGACACCGCCTGCGCGGAGATCTCCGCATGGGACGACTCGGTCACCGCTGTCGCCGTCAAGTACGCGCATGGCCGCTTCGCCGCGGAGGTGCGCCCGGCCGAAGAAGCCCGCCGGGCCATCGAGGAGGCGGTCACCGCGCGCCTCTCCGTGACCCCGAACGCCCCTGCCGCACCGCCGAGTTCGTCCACCCTCATGGTGCGCTGGCAGTCGGCCTCGGTCGCCGCCACCCTGCTGGGCATCCCCGGCGTCACCGCCACGGACAGCCGCACCGTCCGGGCGGAGGGCGAACTCCCAGCCCTGTACCGGCAGTTCTACGTGTGGACGCGGGTGGCGACCTCCCTCACCAATCAGGCGCCGTACTGCTGA
- a CDS encoding right-handed parallel beta-helix repeat-containing protein, translating into MIDGEQLPASHTPVGGSIPRAERGAVHQEASYWRLSGLEIANGPYGVYCDGCNNNVFSALTTHDNYESGFQLQGASSNNQILNLDSYANRDPRKNGESADGLAVKEGSGAGNVVRGARLWNNVDDGFDTWKFTSPILIENTIAYGNGFNRWNFPDFAGDGNGFKLGGGSPAPAVAHTVRGSAAFRNAAHGFTDNGNPGALALSRDTSYTNQGTGFDVDVSGGKATLTGNLSLVDGRAVALGSGTTSSGNSWDLGGTWNASSVLSTDPGAITGTRKSDGSLPSAPSFLVPRSGVSIGARF; encoded by the coding sequence GTGATCGACGGCGAGCAACTGCCCGCGAGTCACACCCCTGTCGGCGGCAGCATCCCGCGCGCCGAGCGCGGCGCCGTCCACCAGGAGGCCTCCTACTGGCGGCTGTCGGGCCTGGAGATCGCCAACGGTCCTTACGGCGTCTACTGCGACGGCTGCAACAACAACGTCTTCTCCGCGCTGACCACCCACGACAACTACGAATCCGGCTTTCAGCTCCAGGGTGCTTCCAGCAACAACCAGATTCTGAACCTGGACAGTTACGCCAACCGCGACCCGCGCAAGAACGGCGAGAGCGCGGACGGTCTCGCCGTCAAGGAGGGCAGCGGCGCCGGGAACGTGGTGCGGGGCGCGCGCCTGTGGAACAACGTCGACGACGGCTTCGACACCTGGAAGTTCACCTCGCCGATCCTGATCGAGAACACGATCGCGTACGGCAACGGCTTCAACCGCTGGAACTTCCCCGACTTCGCCGGGGACGGCAACGGCTTCAAGCTCGGCGGCGGCAGCCCCGCCCCCGCGGTCGCCCACACGGTGCGGGGCTCCGCCGCGTTCCGGAACGCGGCGCACGGCTTCACCGACAACGGCAACCCGGGAGCGCTCGCGCTGAGCCGCGACACGTCGTACACGAACCAGGGCACCGGCTTCGACGTCGACGTCTCCGGCGGCAAGGCCACTCTCACCGGCAACCTCTCCCTCGTGGACGGACGCGCGGTCGCGCTCGGATCCGGCACCACCTCCAGCGGCAACTCCTGGGACCTGGGCGGCACTTGGAACGCCTCGTCCGTGCTGAGCACCGACCCTGGCGCCATCACCGGCACCCGGAAGTCCGACGGGTCCCTTCCCTCCGCCCCGTCGTTCCTCGTTCCCCGGAGCGGGGTGAGCATCGGAGCCCGCTTCTGA
- a CDS encoding DUF1565 domain-containing protein, producing the protein MRGTGGFTGTVRSNAGVWAGAVLGAALSAMALPAPAGAAATATPTMVVATNGDDSAAGTLDHPLRTIQKAVDKAQPGDVIAVRAGT; encoded by the coding sequence ATGCGCGGGACAGGCGGATTCACCGGAACGGTGCGGAGCAACGCGGGGGTATGGGCGGGGGCGGTGCTGGGGGCCGCGCTGTCGGCGATGGCGTTACCCGCGCCCGCCGGGGCAGCCGCCACGGCCACCCCGACCATGGTCGTGGCCACGAACGGCGACGACTCGGCCGCAGGCACCCTGGACCACCCCTTGCGTACCATCCAGAAGGCCGTGGACAAGGCACAGCCCGGCGACGTGATCGCCGTACGCGCCGGCACGTAG
- a CDS encoding flavin-containing monooxygenase, which produces MQNSPYDTCVIGAGPAGLAVARALTERGLPYTHLERHTGPGGVWDIDNPGSPMYESAHFISSKTLSAFGGWPMPDHFADYPPHRQILSYLTSFAEAYGLKERIEFGVEVRDVEKNADGTWTVTRSDGRESVHGQVVMCTGAQWYPNIPELPGEFSGEIRHTVGYRSGEELRGKRVLVVGAGNSGCDIACDAARFADRAVISMRRGYWFIPKHLFGRPVDTIAASGPKLPMWLEQRVFGALLRVINGDPRRLGLQKPDHKLFETHPAVNSMLIHHLQHGDITARPGIARTDGSTVHFTDGTSDDFDLILLATGYVHKVPAAQRYFGDEQHPDLYLSAFSREHHGLFGVGFVETNSGAYQLFDTQAQLIAGYIHDTQAELPNAERFARMIRGDRPDLTGGLNFVASPRHTGYVDSGAIVKYLAKVAARMGWRTEGHPPPAKSARNNEPSAQSRSQAVVS; this is translated from the coding sequence GTGCAGAATTCCCCGTACGACACGTGCGTGATAGGGGCGGGACCGGCCGGACTGGCCGTCGCGAGAGCCCTGACGGAGCGCGGTCTTCCCTATACACATCTCGAACGGCACACCGGGCCGGGGGGCGTGTGGGACATCGACAACCCGGGCAGCCCGATGTACGAGTCGGCTCATTTCATTTCGAGCAAGACGCTCTCCGCATTCGGCGGCTGGCCGATGCCCGACCATTTCGCGGATTACCCGCCGCACCGGCAGATCCTGTCCTATCTGACGTCGTTCGCCGAGGCGTACGGGTTGAAGGAACGGATCGAGTTCGGTGTCGAGGTCCGCGACGTGGAGAAGAACGCGGACGGCACCTGGACCGTCACCCGCTCCGACGGCCGCGAGAGCGTCCACGGCCAGGTCGTGATGTGTACGGGCGCGCAGTGGTACCCCAACATCCCCGAGTTGCCGGGGGAGTTCAGCGGCGAGATACGCCACACGGTCGGCTACCGCAGCGGCGAGGAGTTGCGCGGCAAGCGCGTGCTGGTCGTGGGGGCCGGGAACTCCGGCTGCGACATCGCCTGCGACGCGGCCCGGTTCGCCGACCGCGCGGTGATCAGCATGCGGCGCGGCTACTGGTTCATCCCCAAGCACCTGTTCGGCCGGCCGGTGGACACGATCGCCGCATCCGGCCCGAAGCTGCCGATGTGGCTCGAACAACGGGTGTTCGGCGCCCTGTTGAGGGTCATCAACGGCGACCCGCGCCGCCTCGGCCTGCAAAAGCCCGACCACAAGCTGTTCGAGACGCACCCCGCCGTCAACTCGATGCTGATCCACCATCTGCAGCACGGCGACATCACGGCCAGGCCCGGCATCGCCCGCACCGACGGCAGCACGGTGCACTTCACCGACGGCACCAGTGACGACTTCGACCTGATCCTGCTGGCGACCGGATACGTGCACAAGGTGCCGGCCGCACAGCGGTACTTCGGCGACGAGCAGCACCCCGACCTGTACCTGTCGGCGTTCTCGCGTGAGCACCACGGCCTGTTCGGCGTCGGCTTCGTGGAGACGAACTCCGGCGCCTATCAACTCTTCGACACCCAGGCACAGCTGATCGCCGGATACATCCACGACACGCAGGCCGAGCTGCCGAACGCCGAACGGTTCGCCCGCATGATCCGAGGCGACCGCCCGGACCTGACCGGCGGCCTGAATTTCGTCGCCTCGCCCCGCCACACCGGCTACGTCGACAGCGGCGCCATCGTGAAATACCTCGCCAAGGTCGCCGCCCGGATGGGCTGGCGCACCGAGGGCCACCCGCCCCCGGCGAAGTCCGCACGGAACAACGAGCCGTCCGCGCAGTCCCGTTCGCAGGCGGTCGTCTCGTGA